A stretch of the Zeugodacus cucurbitae isolate PBARC_wt_2022May chromosome 6, idZeuCucr1.2, whole genome shotgun sequence genome encodes the following:
- the LOC105209325 gene encoding uncharacterized protein LOC105209325, which yields MKIISSVFVLFAVITVVHSANSIWGTSNSTDNVIYKNNLFYPAIRNVAQTFFFSIPESYKSNSRVISSIQLEDQFKNNTGPTNSLLTGGPNWTYATVRMVTQRSYGLNVTVTVYGRYVM from the exons atgaaaataatttcgtcGGTTTTTGTGCTCTTCGCTGTTATCACTGTCGTGCATTCGGCGAATTCAATATGGGGTACGTCAAATAGCACTGATAACGTTATTTacaagaacaatttattttaccCCGCTATAAGGAATGTGGCGCAAACATTTTTCTTCAGCATACCAGAATCG TATAAAAGTAATAGTCGCGTCATAAGCTCTATTCAGCTGGAagatcaatttaaaaataacacagGTCCAACTAATTCCCTGCTGACTGGCGGTCCCAATTGGACTTATGCGACGGTGCGTATGGTAACCCAACGCAGCTATGGTCTCAATGTTACTGTAACTGTTTATGGTAGATACGTGATGtaa
- the LOC105209324 gene encoding troponin C isoform X2, with product MDELSKDQIELLRNAFNAFDAEKNGYINTTMVGTILSMLGHQLDDAMLAEIIAEVDEDGSGQIEFEEFTTLAARFLVEEDAEAMQAELKEAFRLYDKEGNGYITTGVLREILRELDDKLTNDDLDMMIEEIDSDGSGTVDFDEFMEVMTGE from the exons TCTTGCGTAATGCCTTCAATGCATTCGACGCTGAGAAGAATGGCTACATCAACACCACCATGGTGGGCACCATCTTAAGTATGTTGGGCCATCAATTGGACGATGCTATGTTGGCTGAGATTATCGCCGAAGTCGATGAGGATGGTTCGGGACAAATTGAGTTCGAAGAATTCACCACATTGGCGGCGCGTTTCCTCGTTGAGGAGGATGCCGAAGCGATGCAAGCCGAACTGAAAGAGGCATTCCGTTTGTACGATAAGGAGGGTAACGGTTACATCACCACCGGTGTGCTGCGCGAAATTCTACGCGAATTGGATGATAAATTGACCAATGACGATTTGGACATGATGATTGAGGAAATCGATTCTGATGGCTCAGGAACGGTGGATTTCGATG AATTCATGGAGGTCATGACCGGCGAGTAA
- the LOC105209324 gene encoding troponin C isoform X1 — translation MGNSTMDELSKDQIELLRNAFNAFDAEKNGYINTTMVGTILSMLGHQLDDAMLAEIIAEVDEDGSGQIEFEEFTTLAARFLVEEDAEAMQAELKEAFRLYDKEGNGYITTGVLREILRELDDKLTNDDLDMMIEEIDSDGSGTVDFDEFMEVMTGE, via the exons TCTTGCGTAATGCCTTCAATGCATTCGACGCTGAGAAGAATGGCTACATCAACACCACCATGGTGGGCACCATCTTAAGTATGTTGGGCCATCAATTGGACGATGCTATGTTGGCTGAGATTATCGCCGAAGTCGATGAGGATGGTTCGGGACAAATTGAGTTCGAAGAATTCACCACATTGGCGGCGCGTTTCCTCGTTGAGGAGGATGCCGAAGCGATGCAAGCCGAACTGAAAGAGGCATTCCGTTTGTACGATAAGGAGGGTAACGGTTACATCACCACCGGTGTGCTGCGCGAAATTCTACGCGAATTGGATGATAAATTGACCAATGACGATTTGGACATGATGATTGAGGAAATCGATTCTGATGGCTCAGGAACGGTGGATTTCGATG AATTCATGGAGGTCATGACCGGCGAGTAA
- the LOC105209326 gene encoding troponin C, isoallergen Bla g 6.0101 yields the protein MSEAEYDKEQLRIMRNAFKAFDHDERGHIEYNDVQTILEILGQKLDDKAIKALIKEVDKSNSGKLDFSQFCKLAARFVEVEEDTPALASELKEAFRVYDKEGKGYLTVQVLRDILRELDDKLSASDLDMIIEEIDADGSGTVDFDEFMQVMTG from the exons ATG TCCGAGGCCGAATACGACAAGGAACAACTGCGAA TTATGCGCAATGCCTTCAAGGCGTTCGATCATGATGAGCGTGGTCACATTGAATACAATGATGTACAGACCATACTCGAGATACTCGGCCAAAAACTGGATGACAAagcgattaaagcgctgatcaAGGAGGTCGACAAGTCGAACTCGGGCAAATTGGATTTCTCCCAATTCTGCAAATTGGCAGCACGCTTTGTGGAGGTCGAAGAGGATACGCCCGCACTGGCCAGCGAATTGAAGGAAGCGTTTCGCGTTTACGACAAAGAGGGTAAAGGCTATCTGACGGTGCAAGTACTTCGTGACATTCTGCGTGAATTGGATGATAAACTATCGGCCAGCGATTTAGATATGATTATTGAGGAAATTGATGCGGACGGCTCGGGCACCGTAGATTTTGATG AATTCATGCAAGTGATGACAG GTTAA